In one Candidatus Krumholzibacteriia bacterium genomic region, the following are encoded:
- a CDS encoding DUF1648 domain-containing protein → MNIAPSTPVLLLWCLAAVAFVLTFVLVATRYGDLPEEIPIHFGITGKADNWGGRILIWLLPFSMLLMAVLMIAIAPMAARDQPEYRWIPAAMALYIGVITLTITGRMIAVATGRAKTLGWYTFAIILVPPLALTLYALWFLPRP, encoded by the coding sequence ATGAACATCGCGCCTTCCACGCCCGTCCTGTTGCTCTGGTGCCTGGCCGCGGTGGCGTTCGTGTTGACCTTCGTCCTGGTGGCCACGCGCTACGGTGACCTCCCGGAGGAGATTCCGATTCACTTCGGGATCACGGGCAAGGCGGACAACTGGGGCGGCCGTATTTTGATCTGGCTGTTGCCGTTCTCGATGCTCCTGATGGCGGTCTTGATGATTGCGATTGCGCCGATGGCCGCGCGCGATCAGCCCGAGTACCGATGGATTCCCGCCGCGATGGCGCTCTACATCGGCGTCATCACACTGACCATCACCGGGCGCATGATCGCCGTGGCCACGGGGCGCGCCAAGACGCTCGGCTGGTACACGTTTGCGATTATCCTGGTTCCGCCCCTCGCGCTCACGCTCTACGCCTTGTGGTTCCTGCCACGTCCGTAA
- a CDS encoding GMC family oxidoreductase N-terminal domain-containing protein, with protein MSLRRNVGQLRRRLRKSAATSVARVTEGLYKLPASRRQALAELDQQRSAQDGKWFTARESEIVEAIASLVVPTEDDIPGAAELSVLGPTAAATIGGWVAVSPQKQRLYTRGLLSFDEIARRRFGAGFAALPSEKRGQLFKDVEAMYQATLQSRSAAGKVTRKLGRFVGAFNGSVPAADLFPVVLRDTREAFYTSEVSWLWLGYDGPPMPHGYENLLEPRPRLKSNQAPSLRETVDSLASRPVPPVAHPLLKQRGEVDVVIIGSGAGGAVVAKELAEAGLAVVVIEAGPRFNPYVDYISDRTDFEQFAKFAFKKQKQRDVYTVGSAREFTYTRVKGVGGSTLKYAAMSPRLHESDFRTHSEDGVGADWPITYADLEPYYARVEYELGVSGPGGEEANPFDPPRSTPFPNPPHPFNLASHAIKRGAQSLGLHLVREPVSIPSREWKGRPACVGAGTCHIGCSIAAKSSMDVTYIAAAEATGNIEIRTECTAFQILMGTDGRARGVLYFDPEGREQEVLARAVVLAANAVETPRLLFMSANGRFPEGLANSSGLLGKNFFEHIAIFAHGRFEERLDPWRGTPTGGMIQDNYATRSSNGFARGWTTIVTANSHWPLGMARRIPGWGAAHKNRVRELFGHSVCVASIGEQLPDERNRIMLDPTVKDSFGLPAPRLVNELYDNDRAMEKAIRRDLTDVLEASGAKEIWKVDYMPGQSSHYLGTCRMGNDPQTSVVDAWGRTHDVRNLFISDGSVFVTGGSVNPALTISALAARTAEGLIRAFKEGTL; from the coding sequence ATGTCACTTCGCAGAAATGTGGGACAGTTGCGTCGCCGGCTCCGCAAGTCGGCCGCAACCTCCGTGGCCCGTGTCACCGAGGGCCTCTACAAACTCCCCGCGAGCCGTCGCCAGGCGCTCGCCGAACTCGACCAGCAGCGTTCGGCGCAGGACGGGAAATGGTTCACCGCCCGCGAGAGTGAGATCGTGGAGGCGATTGCCAGCCTGGTTGTGCCCACCGAGGACGACATTCCCGGCGCGGCGGAACTCAGCGTGCTCGGACCCACCGCGGCTGCCACCATTGGTGGCTGGGTGGCGGTGTCACCACAGAAGCAGCGTCTCTATACCCGCGGACTGCTGTCTTTCGACGAAATCGCGCGACGCCGGTTCGGTGCAGGTTTTGCAGCACTGCCGTCGGAAAAGCGCGGGCAGTTGTTCAAGGACGTCGAGGCGATGTACCAGGCGACGCTCCAGTCGCGTTCGGCCGCCGGCAAGGTGACACGGAAGCTGGGGCGTTTTGTCGGCGCGTTCAACGGGTCGGTGCCCGCGGCGGATCTGTTTCCGGTGGTGCTGCGCGACACGAGAGAAGCGTTCTACACCAGCGAGGTGAGCTGGCTGTGGCTCGGCTATGACGGCCCGCCCATGCCGCACGGCTACGAGAACCTGCTGGAACCACGCCCGCGTCTCAAGAGCAACCAGGCCCCGAGCCTGCGCGAGACCGTCGATTCGCTGGCCTCCCGGCCGGTCCCGCCCGTTGCGCACCCGCTGCTCAAGCAGCGCGGCGAAGTGGACGTCGTCATCATTGGCTCGGGCGCGGGTGGCGCCGTCGTGGCCAAGGAACTCGCGGAGGCGGGCCTTGCGGTGGTTGTTATCGAGGCGGGGCCGCGCTTCAATCCGTACGTCGACTATATTTCCGACCGTACCGATTTCGAACAGTTCGCCAAGTTCGCCTTCAAGAAGCAGAAGCAGCGCGACGTGTACACGGTGGGTTCCGCGCGCGAATTCACCTACACGCGAGTGAAGGGCGTTGGTGGTTCGACGCTCAAGTACGCCGCGATGTCGCCACGACTGCACGAATCCGACTTTCGCACGCACAGCGAAGATGGCGTCGGCGCGGACTGGCCCATCACCTACGCCGACCTCGAGCCCTACTACGCCCGCGTGGAATACGAGCTCGGCGTGTCCGGTCCCGGCGGTGAGGAGGCGAACCCCTTTGATCCGCCGCGAAGCACGCCGTTTCCCAACCCCCCGCATCCCTTCAACCTTGCGAGCCATGCGATCAAGCGCGGCGCACAGTCGCTGGGTCTGCACCTGGTGCGCGAGCCGGTGTCGATACCGTCGCGAGAGTGGAAGGGCCGTCCCGCCTGCGTGGGCGCGGGAACGTGTCACATTGGATGTTCGATTGCCGCCAAGTCGAGCATGGACGTCACCTACATCGCCGCGGCGGAGGCCACCGGGAACATCGAGATCCGCACCGAGTGCACCGCGTTCCAGATCCTCATGGGAACGGACGGAAGAGCGCGCGGCGTTCTGTACTTCGACCCGGAGGGCCGTGAGCAGGAAGTGCTCGCCCGGGCGGTGGTGCTGGCCGCCAACGCCGTGGAGACGCCGCGCCTGCTGTTCATGAGCGCCAACGGCCGGTTCCCCGAGGGGCTGGCCAACTCCAGCGGGCTCCTGGGGAAGAACTTCTTCGAGCACATCGCGATCTTCGCGCACGGGCGATTCGAAGAGAGGCTGGACCCGTGGCGCGGCACGCCGACGGGTGGCATGATCCAGGACAACTACGCCACGCGGTCGTCCAACGGTTTCGCGCGCGGATGGACGACCATCGTGACTGCCAACTCGCACTGGCCGCTGGGCATGGCGCGGCGCATTCCGGGATGGGGGGCGGCGCACAAGAACCGGGTGCGGGAGCTGTTCGGGCATTCCGTGTGCGTGGCGTCCATTGGCGAACAGCTGCCCGACGAACGCAACCGGATCATGCTCGACCCCACCGTGAAGGACTCGTTTGGATTGCCGGCGCCGCGTCTGGTGAACGAGCTCTATGACAATGATCGCGCCATGGAGAAGGCGATCCGCAGGGATCTCACCGATGTGCTGGAGGCCTCGGGCGCGAAGGAAATCTGGAAGGTCGACTACATGCCCGGGCAATCGTCGCACTACCTCGGCACCTGCCGCATGGGAAACGATCCGCAGACCTCCGTGGTCGACGCGTGGGGCCGTACCCACGATGTGCGCAATCTCTTCATCTCGGACGGGAGCGTGTTCGTGACCGGCGGGTCCGTGAATCCCGCGTTGACGATTTCCGCGCTGGCCGCCCGCACCGCGGAAGGACTCATCCGGGCGTTCAAAGAAGGAACTCTGTAG
- a CDS encoding response regulator, with translation MALGKILIVDDEVYILHILDFSLGAEGFEVITANNGELAVEKAKQEKPNLIVLDVMMPVLDGYETCRRLKRDPETKNIPVVLLTAKGRDLDKRLGYEVGAVDYIVKPFSPSRLIDRIQEILGCRK, from the coding sequence ATGGCGCTGGGCAAAATTCTCATCGTAGACGACGAAGTCTACATTCTGCACATTCTCGACTTCAGCCTTGGGGCGGAAGGGTTTGAGGTTATCACCGCCAACAATGGCGAGCTCGCAGTCGAGAAGGCGAAGCAGGAAAAGCCGAACCTCATCGTGCTCGACGTCATGATGCCGGTGCTGGACGGGTACGAAACCTGCCGGCGCCTCAAGCGTGACCCGGAAACGAAGAACATCCCGGTGGTGTTGCTAACTGCGAAAGGGCGCGACCTGGACAAGCGCCTGGGCTACGAGGTGGGTGCGGTGGACTACATTGTCAAGCCGTTCAGCCCCAGCCGCCTCATCGACCGGATCCAGGAGATCCTGGGCTGCCGCAAGTAG
- a CDS encoding ATP-binding protein, producing the protein MMQPIVIAHVTGIATPGTYLLLGGVLVALVFLTLWREAITTNTSQFFSRTLATLAFGTSRVTAVVFTGAMIAAPSGPPALYVLLNFLCLYLAARSMPTVCDFCPNAMEMGEDGAKQEHAREREEVEAEARAQWRAVKYQAAVFGLTAGLIYAVVPQVQSGRITFLGLITAVLLGATVRVSGAMVSTARTAMREVRPVMFLLVGSLTVSWLLVVAAGMSSGHSAVVFLRGAQMADILALIGGLLSLHTNYIVIGTRMQREAEVRTFEAEKARSELNLLSRVASDMYDDSSSQLRRQRDQSRSLVRRAEDMERMLAIGLRIQQHKNVKELLQMVAELVRENLGFETVIIRVLNERTQSFEPKAYVGLNADAQDTVMNHRISVAEYDMMAEPRSRVGRSYFLKNLTPVSGTPPAIREGEEPGVLVDDQWEAVERLIVPLVDDDAGERTIGYISVEDPGNPDRSVADVIDTLETIATLATIAIRNLNRYREVGEKNEKLKHYADKLSSLNKMKSNFVATISHEFRTPLTSIKAYCETLLKNAGSIDREILKEFLVVIQEESNRLMGLIEDILDFSQMESGAVRFERTSCNLNEIVTVAAGELEKNFEGKRITLNAQLPRGEVKIRAERDLMKQLVINLLHNASKFTPEGGQVWVRLEDEVVSARIIVEDNGIGIPDDQIEKIFDHFHQVDGTATRRHGGTGIGLAICKNIVEWHDGRIWVENVPGRGARFVVVVPKKQAVVRSELLTDYVSTRRFEVERYMELVVELVAELLHVKRASLMMIDDDGKELRIESAIGLDEDVVEHARVRLGESIAGQVAQGNSAFLVRNVENENRMGGATNGKRYESKSFLSVPVRRDGRVIGVINVTEPVGRDTLDDADHALLELFAERVVLALDALSHFKEKSREFEDVRATFKSILDAKRYIDPHAADALSTVLRDVAERMGMSAAESATLRYVFNVYDLGLAKIGHNIIKQPRELTDEDREHLEQHTIVGTDMLKQIEFIPRVRDAVLYHHENYDGSGYPGKLSGDEIPLEARIIRVADTFRALISHRPYQKQYNLNEAVEVIRHRGGTMFDPKVVEVFINSVNRHADRFRTTSSEAEAPASVEETPR; encoded by the coding sequence ATGATGCAGCCGATTGTCATAGCGCACGTAACCGGGATTGCCACCCCGGGCACGTACCTCCTGCTGGGGGGCGTGCTGGTGGCGCTGGTGTTCCTGACGCTGTGGCGTGAGGCCATCACCACCAATACGTCGCAGTTCTTCTCGCGCACCCTGGCCACGCTGGCCTTCGGGACCAGCCGCGTTACCGCGGTGGTGTTCACGGGCGCGATGATTGCGGCGCCGTCGGGTCCGCCCGCGCTCTACGTCCTGCTCAATTTCCTGTGCCTGTACCTGGCCGCGCGCAGCATGCCCACGGTGTGCGACTTCTGTCCGAACGCCATGGAGATGGGCGAAGACGGCGCGAAGCAGGAGCACGCGCGGGAACGCGAAGAGGTGGAGGCCGAGGCGCGCGCGCAATGGCGCGCGGTGAAGTACCAGGCCGCCGTCTTCGGTCTGACCGCCGGGTTGATCTACGCGGTGGTGCCGCAGGTGCAAAGCGGCCGCATCACCTTCCTGGGTTTGATTACCGCGGTCCTGCTGGGTGCCACCGTGCGCGTGAGCGGTGCGATGGTATCCACGGCACGCACGGCGATGCGCGAAGTGCGGCCGGTGATGTTCCTGCTGGTGGGATCGTTGACCGTATCCTGGCTGCTGGTGGTTGCGGCCGGCATGAGCAGCGGCCACAGCGCGGTGGTGTTCCTGCGCGGCGCGCAGATGGCGGACATTCTGGCGCTCATCGGTGGCCTGTTGTCGCTGCACACCAACTACATCGTCATCGGCACGCGCATGCAGCGGGAGGCGGAAGTACGCACCTTTGAGGCGGAGAAGGCACGCAGCGAACTTAACTTGCTCAGCCGCGTGGCCTCAGACATGTACGACGACTCCAGCTCGCAGCTACGCCGCCAGCGGGATCAGTCGCGCTCGCTGGTGCGGCGTGCGGAGGATATGGAGCGCATGCTGGCAATCGGCCTGCGTATCCAGCAGCACAAGAACGTCAAGGAACTCCTGCAGATGGTCGCGGAACTGGTACGCGAGAACCTCGGCTTCGAAACGGTGATCATCCGCGTGCTCAATGAACGGACCCAGAGTTTCGAGCCGAAGGCCTACGTGGGGCTCAACGCCGACGCGCAGGACACGGTGATGAACCACCGCATTTCGGTTGCGGAGTACGACATGATGGCCGAGCCGCGGTCGCGGGTCGGACGCAGCTACTTCCTGAAGAACCTCACCCCGGTGTCGGGAACCCCACCCGCAATCCGCGAAGGCGAGGAGCCCGGCGTGCTGGTGGACGACCAGTGGGAGGCGGTGGAGCGGCTCATCGTACCACTGGTGGACGACGACGCGGGCGAGCGGACCATCGGCTACATCTCGGTGGAGGACCCGGGAAACCCCGACCGCTCTGTTGCGGACGTCATCGACACGCTCGAGACCATCGCCACCCTGGCCACCATTGCCATTCGCAACCTGAATCGCTACCGCGAGGTGGGCGAGAAGAACGAGAAGCTCAAGCACTACGCGGACAAGCTTTCGAGCCTCAACAAGATGAAGTCCAACTTCGTGGCGACCATCTCGCACGAGTTCCGCACGCCGCTGACGTCCATCAAGGCGTACTGCGAGACCCTGCTCAAGAATGCCGGCTCCATCGACCGCGAGATCCTCAAGGAGTTCCTGGTGGTCATCCAGGAGGAGAGCAACCGTCTGATGGGCCTCATCGAGGACATCCTCGATTTCTCCCAGATGGAGTCGGGCGCGGTGCGCTTCGAGCGCACGTCGTGCAATCTCAATGAAATTGTCACCGTTGCCGCCGGTGAGCTGGAAAAGAACTTCGAGGGCAAGCGCATCACGCTGAACGCACAGCTGCCGCGCGGCGAGGTCAAGATTCGCGCCGAGCGTGACCTGATGAAACAACTGGTGATCAACCTGCTGCACAACGCGTCCAAGTTCACCCCGGAAGGCGGGCAGGTGTGGGTGCGCCTGGAGGACGAAGTGGTGAGCGCGCGCATCATCGTGGAGGACAACGGCATCGGAATTCCCGACGACCAGATAGAGAAGATCTTCGATCACTTCCACCAGGTGGATGGCACCGCCACGCGCCGCCACGGTGGCACCGGCATCGGGCTGGCGATCTGCAAGAATATCGTGGAGTGGCACGACGGCCGTATCTGGGTGGAAAACGTGCCCGGGCGCGGCGCGCGCTTCGTCGTGGTCGTGCCCAAGAAGCAGGCCGTGGTGCGCAGCGAGCTGCTGACCGACTACGTCTCCACACGCCGTTTCGAGGTGGAGCGCTACATGGAACTGGTGGTCGAGCTGGTGGCGGAGCTGCTGCACGTCAAGCGCGCGTCCCTGATGATGATCGACGACGACGGCAAGGAGCTGCGCATCGAGAGCGCCATCGGGCTGGACGAGGACGTGGTGGAGCACGCGCGGGTGCGCCTGGGCGAGTCCATCGCCGGACAAGTAGCGCAGGGAAACAGCGCGTTCCTGGTGCGCAACGTGGAAAACGAGAACCGCATGGGCGGCGCCACGAACGGCAAGCGCTACGAGTCCAAGTCGTTCCTGTCGGTGCCGGTGCGTCGCGATGGCCGCGTCATCGGTGTCATCAACGTTACCGAGCCGGTGGGCCGCGACACGCTGGACGACGCGGACCACGCGTTGCTGGAGCTGTTTGCGGAGCGCGTGGTGCTGGCGCTGGACGCGTTGTCCCACTTCAAGGAGAAGTCGCGCGAATTCGAGGACGTGCGCGCCACCTTCAAGTCGATTCTGGACGCCAAGCGCTACATCGATCCGCACGCGGCCGACGCACTGTCGACCGTGCTGCGCGACGTGGCCGAGCGCATGGGGATGAGCGCCGCGGAGAGCGCCACCCTGCGCTACGTGTTCAACGTGTACGACCTGGGCCTGGCCAAGATCGGGCACAACATCATCAAGCAGCCACGCGAACTCACCGACGAGGATCGCGAGCACCTGGAGCAGCACACCATCGTCGGGACCGACATGCTCAAGCAGATCGAGTTCATCCCCCGTGTGCGTGACGCCGTGTTGTACCACCACGAGAACTACGATGGCAGCGGCTATCCCGGAAAACTCTCCGGGGATGAAATACCCCTGGAGGCTCGCATTATCCGTGTCGCGGACACATTCCGCGCGCTGATTTCGCACCGTCCGTATCAGAAGCAGTACAACCTCAATGAGGCCGTCGAGGTCATCCGGCACCGCGGCGGGACCATGTTCGACCCGAAGGTCGTGGAAGTTTTCATCAATTCGGTGAATCGGCACGCGGATCGCTTCCGAACCACGAGTAGCGAAGCCGAGGCGCCCGCGAGCGTCGAGGAGACGCCGCGCTAG